The Populus alba chromosome 13, ASM523922v2, whole genome shotgun sequence genome contains the following window.
TGGCAGTGGCCTTCTACTTACTGTGAATTCTATGCTCAGTGCAGTCCATTTAGTAGCTGTTACCAAAAAGGGTCTCAGGATCATTGCAAATGTCTGCCAGGTTTCCAGCCAAAAGTTCAGCAAGAGTGGGATACGAGGAATTGGACTGATGGCACCTGTGTGAGGCAAAAGGCATTGAGATGTGACAAGGATGATGGGTTCTTAGAGTTGGTAAATATGAAATTACCAGATCATTCATATATTTTGGGAAATATGAGTACCAATGATTGTGAATCCAGATGCCTACGGAACTGCTCTTGCACAGCTTATGCATATTTAAACGCGAGTGATGGAGCTTCAGGGAAATGCCTGAACTGGTATGGGGATTTGATGGATCTTGTACAGGACTTTGATGGATCAGATCTTTACATTCGTCTTCATGACGGAGACCCGGGTATGATCATCTCATTTCAAGTAGCTTAGCTCAACATTTGCATCGAGCTGAAAGGATTAGGGCTACTTGTCCtgttcattaaattttgttaacAAACTgataaaccttttcttttatatgcaGTTGGAAATGTTAAAAGTAGTGTTAAATTTACACGTAAAAACAAGCGCTCGATTATAATTGCAGTAGCTGCAGTTTCTATAGGGCTTGTTTGTGTTCTATCTGGCTATTTCATCTGGAGAAAAAGCATTGGAAAACAAGGTACCTTCTGTCTGTTTTCGTCACACACACACTCCATATAAAGATGATGCTCGTTAGCTGTTCTGATTTGGCCTAACATTAATTGATTTCTGACAGAGAGAATTGAAGAGACTTGTACTGGTATGAACACCAGCATTGAACTCGGAAAGAGTGAGACAGAGCTGAACATATTTAGCTTTAACCAAGTAGTGGCTGTCACTAATGACTTCTGTGAAGAAAATAAACTGGGAAAAGGAGGTTTTGGCCCTGTTTATAAGGTAGTACTTCCAGTTCAAGGAAATTCTGCATCCAAAGTTTCAAATTTACttgatttctgtttttcttttttgttctattGATCTCTTTACTGAAGCTGTGAAGGTTTTTTGTGAATCTGGTCTACAGGGGAACTTGTTGAATCAAGAAGTAGCTATAAAAAGGCTTTCAAAGAAATCTGAACAAGGGATTGAAGAGTTCATGAATGAGTTAAAACTTATTGCAAAGCTTCAGCACACTAATCTTGTGAGGCTCTTAGGTTGTTGTGTTGAAGGGGAGGAAAAAATGTTGGTCTATGAATACCTGCCAAATCGAAGCCTGGACAAGTTTTTGTTTGGTAAACTTCTTTCTCTGTCGAAACAACTCGAATATGAAGATTAACCTGGTCCGAACATCATCAATAGATTGAACACTTTAAACACTACATTTAGCAGATCATAATGAAATGTCATGATCATTTTCTTTCTCTGCAGTTCCACATTGCTATACAAATTCAGAACTGATTCTTTTTAGTGATTTCTTCTATCAGATCCATATGAAAAGGCAAATCTTGATTGGAGCAAACGTTTTCGGATCATTGAGGGCATTGCTCAAGGTCTCCTCTACATCCACAAGTACTCTAGATTGAAAGTGATCCATAGGGACCTAAAGGCAAGTAATATATTATTGGATGAAGCAATGAATCCTAAGATTTCAGATTTCGGAATGGCAAGAATGTTTGGTTCAGATCAAACCGAAGCTGTTACCAAGCGGGTGGTCGGTACCTAGTAAGTTCACAGATTGCACATAAACTTCCTTTGACATCAATCTGATTCTACTGATTTTGCTAATATTTTGCTGCTACTAATTCATAGCTCAACTACTTCCGCAGCGGCTACATGTCACCTGAATATGCACTGTATGGAAAATTCTCAGAAAAATCAGATGTCTTCAGCTTTGGAGTTCTTTTATTAGAGCTTGTGACCGGCAAGAGAAATAGTGAATTTTTTGGTTCCGAGCTCCCTCTAACCCTTCAAGGATGGGTaagtgattgactttccttctTTGTTCTCCATAAGCTAGGAAAACAAGACATTAATGTCTTTAACATGTTTTCAGGCATGGGAAATGTGGAATGATGATAGAGGACTGGACCTTATCGATCTGTCGATAAGGGACACTTCTGAATGTCCTGAAAGAGCTCTCAAGTGCATCCATGTAGGGCTTTTGTGTGTTCAGGAATCTCCAGTTGATAGACCAGCAATGCCATTAGTCGTTCTGATGCTGGGAAATGACAACGCATCACTTCCTTCTCCAGAAGAACCTGCATTTTCTAGTATTAAGCGTAGGAAATCTAGCAatgttgcttcttcttcttcttctgatcACAACACCTTAAGTAGTTGCTCTAACAATGAGTTGACAATTACCCTGCCTCAGGCTCGATAGgacttttcattttcattttttttttatttcacttgaGATGCTTACGAATTGACCTTTCAATTTACCTGTAGTACTGTCTGCAAACGCAATATCGAAATGTAATGCAAATGGAGCTTTGCTCTGTATTTTCTCATCACTTGCACTGAGCCAAATGTATTTGTACAAATGCTTCAGTGAATTTTATACGCAGTTGGCGATGATGGAAATAGTTCTATCTTAGATTGAATACTTGTTTACGAATCATTGAGAGTACTGCTCAAGGCCTACCTTAAATCCaccataaaagaagaaaaaaagaagaaaacagaagaGGGGGATGGAAGAAAGAAAACCTTCACAGCAAGATAACGATTCTTGGAAGTAATCTACCATAGCCATGCGTAGTTTCTTGGAAGTCCTGGTCAGAAAACTTGCTGATCATCTGTATCTTTGTCTCTTGCATATCTACTTTACCTGCCCAAAGCATTCCAAAAGTTGAAGTTTCCAATTCCGTTTCTGCGTATGACATCACCATGGTCGACGGCAGCCCACGCGTCATCGACACGGCCCTTCTTTATGGCTGGTTCCTTCCCAAAGAAGGAAATTGAAATTGACATCTGCTCTCTGTCTCCAATGTTTATGTTTATTCCATGAAATCATGCGTGAATGTGTCAAGAAGATGTTTGCCAATTTTCATATTCACATATGACTAagttgaaattgattttattatgtgAAATGTGAAGGTAACCTATTCTTTGTTTAATACTTTAATTGAGTGTCAAGAATTCACTTGGAATTAAGATTTGGGCCATTTGTTCGTTCTTTCTTTgactttaattaaatttattttatttactataacacaattaagtaaaaaatatattttatttatctacttataataaataaattgaatgaagaaaatagttcttttttttaaaatgtatttaatgGGTAATTTTTACTCGGTTATtgtcatataatataaaagatagatatgaaataaatacaaacatgtttaattaaaaaaataaaaaataaatttatttttaaaccaattttACAGTgaattttacattttgaaacgcaaaaaaacATTCCATTTATCTTTATTATCCTTGAGATCATACACTAATTTACCGGGGAATAAAACCCTTTTGTTACATTAATTTACACCCTCTCTCCCGTAGAATAATGAAAAATTGACCCGTTTGGGATTGcgtttgaaaaacattttttataaaatttgaaaatttttttttcgaattaatatattgtttatgttttcaaatcattttgatgtgctgattttaaaaataattttttaaaaaataaaataatattattaacatacttttctaaataaaaaacactttaaaaagcaactataACCGCACtttctaaaaaacaatctttagttataacttttcaaaaaaccGGGTTGGATTAACtgatttatcttataaatccaATGGTCGGGACATTTTCAAAAGTGATTTTAGGAAAAGTTTTCAACAAAGAACAATCAAATTTGAGTCATCTCTCTCGATTTTCTATGATAATCAATGCTTGTGTTCAGACAAGATACAGATGCACTTATGAACAGTTGATGCTGTCCTTTCTCCTTCCTGCCTATTTCTTCCTACCCTGCATTAATGGatctactttattttattttattttattttttggtttctaaAGATGGAGAGAGAGATGGGTTATTTTGTACTCTCGAATAAAAAAACGTTGTGTCGACAtcgcatcatttttttttatctaaaacaaaTCCCCGTCGCATCTACATAAGATTATAAAAACTTATTCTTATAGAtacattaaaagtttttttcgtGAGTGagagtaaaattatttttttaaaatattttttatttaaaaatatatcaaaataatatatttttatattttaaaaattatttttaatataaacacattaaaatgatttgaaaacatcaaaaaaatattaatttaaagtaaaaaaataaatttaatttaatttaaaacaaaaaaatattttttgaaacacaaaaataaacagagctATAATTGTctgagaaaataatttaattttaaataatatatatatttcatctaaaaatattttttattttaaagagagGACAATATTTATGACTCTTAACAAACTATCAATGGGAAGACCATGATAGaagaaataatttcattaatacaataatatttagCGTAAATAAAGTctggattgaaaaataatagttttggtatataaaaattagaaagagagaagatatttaatggtgaaaattatatataggaaaaaaaaaaaaaaaagataataagaaTAAAAGGTACCCTCGTGGAAACAGTcgtgcaattttatttttttttctttgcttttcccAATCCGTAATGAAGTCAAAACTCAAGAAAAGCACAGATTCACGCAAACTATATTAAATGACCAAAACAGCCCTAGACAACCTTCTGCGAAACAGATGATACTGCACCCCGTGTAAGGAATCAAAGCCGACCAAATTGCCTGTCCCTTCGCTGTCACTCATTGTAAGACCCTAACCCTTCAGTTCCTTCCTAGAAGATCCTCttcctcctctcctctcctatATAAATGCACCAATGCATACCTTTCCACTCATAAATCACATAAGAATCCAATCTTCACACTTGTTTTCAAAAGTGTCTTGATCAAGAATGCCAGGAGTTGAGAAAATTAGAGCAGATTTCGAAGACTTGTTGCCTGCAATGGCGAACAAGCTAGGTGGCGAAGGTTTGATAAACGAGTTGTGTAATGGGTTTCAGCTGTTGATGGACAAAGATAGAGGGGTCATCACTATGGAGAGTTTGAGAAGAAACTCGTCTTTCTTGGGCTTGCAAGATTTGAGTGATGATGAGCTTGCTAGTATGGTGAAAGAAGGTGATCTTGATGGTGACGGGGCCTTAAATCAAATGgagttttgtgttttgatgtttaGATTGAGTCCTGAGTTgatgcaagaatcaagattctggCTTGAAGAAGCATTCGAGGAGGAGCTCAAGAGCGATGGGCTTTGAGCCATGCTAGCTGCTGGTGATGATCATCATTGTCTCTTACGGGTTTTCTTTTGCCATTGCAAAGATTtgtatgcaaataaaaattaacaccgCCTTGATATGGTGCTGACTACTTCAGTCTAGtttctttgttatttgttttctaatttgttgTTATTGATGTTCAAAATTGATAGGAAAAATACTTAAATACAGAGCATTATTTGCAGGGAAATTTGGTGTTTGTGTTGTTCTCAATTCATAGTTTTATGAggctattgttttaaaataataataaaaagaaatagagacGATTGCCCACTAATCCACTATTACAATTAACAAAACATGCCATTAGTGGGATTCGAAATCTCTTTTTGGGAGATTAGACCTGCCCAGGGCCCCTTTTTTTAAGGTGTCTTTTTAACTTTTTGTAGTAGTCAAATTGGTCCCTAATGCCAACAACTAACATTGACCACTAATTACTAACCATTCCATTTACTCATATTTACCCAGCCTAGAGCACAATTCCCAACTAGGTTCTTAAAGTATGGTTTTATCAACTGACTTTTAGGCagaaggacttaattgaaaattccAGATACGGTTGGGACCTAATTGAGGGAAACAAAACTCCAGGGACCCAAATCATTAGCTTACGATATTGTGCTGCTTGACAAGCCCAGAAGAAAAGACACGGGGCACAGACAGTTTTCAAGAGGATTCAAGTCATGATGATAAGGGCTATATTTTGGAAGTGATTTTCTTCTCTTGCTTCCCTTCTACGGTAaccttaatttgatttttcaagttagGGTTGTAGATTTGATTTTGTGATGCAATCATGCTTCGGGCTATTACTTTGTGGAAGGTATGGTAGGATGAACAATTAACTAAGgaggaaataaattgaaaatgtcTTCCAGGATGTATCTTTATGGGAAATTAAGGGGCAAGAGACCACAAGAATATATAGACGTCTTGGAAGCTTTAATCGATGATCTATTCAATCCGTATAACTTTAATAAGCTTAAATTATACGTcggtgtgtatgtgtgtgtggttGTTATGAGGTAGGCCGACAAAATATACCATTTCAAAACGTGGgtctatttgtgttttttaaaaaaaaaattaaaaaaatttattttgttaaaaattattttttatatatatattttggatcgttttgatgcgctgatcttaaaaattaaaaaaaaaattattttaatatattttaaaataaaaaatacttaaaaaaccaattacaaCTATACTCCTAAAAATACCTAAAAGCTACAGCAAATCCAAGATTGTTGGTCAAATTGGCACCAAGTTCCATCCTCCTTCCATCCCTtaatgttgttattattgttattattattattatagaaggTAAAATTCATTCGTAACCTATTtggcattaaaaaattaatatagctCTTGactcattgttattatttagtAGAATAGTGTAAAGGTAATTTTACCacttcacccaaaaaaaaactttgccgAGCTTTTAAgggtattaatattttttttaatggctcatttatcattttcaaatttatcacaaacaaaataaataagtaaattttttaattttgattgcaCGTAAAACAATcaagatgaaaacaaaatattaaaaatcttgtGTCAggtggtatttttatatttcattattattttttattattattacaatttaaGTTGAGGgacaatttgatatttgatcaaatataaaaataataaacaattaaaatgcatagtaaaataacaaaaatatccttacaataaaaaaagttaagctTGCTGTCAATGAgggttttagatttttcataatgttttttttttaattaaaaagtcaGAAGCACTTTCgtatttaactaaataaataaataagaggaaaaaaaaataaaacccatgACCTACTAAAAGTGGTAATAATATCTCCACTTAGAATTTTTCTCtcctagttatttttattttttctttaaagtggATAGGAGCATCAtaaaatttatcatatattttttgaataaattattttaaatattatcttaaaatttgaattcaaaaaaataataaaaaagaaaaagaaaataaacatctTTAATCAATCATTTAACCCACTATTTAAGATACCTAATGAATATTCTTATACATACATCACTTTACTTCCATACATTTTCCACCGTTCTTTCctttaaatttatgttattaaatttgaccTAACCCATAACTTTATGTAAAACTTGAGTaatgaattaaaagaattaatctaGATTGACcttaatcaatataaaataactttatttcaagatttttattaaaatttaaagaaaattattctgaattttttcttaacttataatcaaattaaattttaattgaattacgAGTTAACTAATCGAGTCAATTAAATTCTGCCAATCTTCACATCCCTTTCTGCCATGGTTTTAcgtggaaaaataaaatacaagctTCTTCCTTCTGACCCGGGtaaatcaatatataaataGCAGCCATTGATTgagaaaattacaataaataaccGGGTGgttataaattgaaatttgaagcaAACTATGGATTCTTCATTGTTATTTTCTGAAGACTTTGAACATTGTGTTGTGAAAGCCGTTTACAACGTCAAAGTCAAGGAGagcttttaatttctcttttaacaAATGTATTTTCCACATTTTCCCTAATATCTATTCAATTTTCTCACATCATGTTATACTACtgaaaagtatttattttattttataattaaggtATCATTGTATTAAGTTTTacatactaaaattaaattttcttaaatagaTTGTTTATATCTAGATTGGCgtatttatgagatttttttcttcatcctcCCGTTAACACAAATGAGTTGGATCATCACGATAATGTCTTTTCAtgcttttatatttgaaatttttttttcaattttaaattttatattcagatcttgttggtttctttttaaaaaaaaattgacatatatagttatttaattaattccatTTATGAAGGTATTTTAAACTTTAACTGTTAAATAATCCCTCAAAATATGTGATTGTAAAAAACATGCTATAAGTCGGGCCAAAATATACCGAAAATCTTAGAGTATTCTTGGAATAACTATCAATATTTACTTCATAGGTCCATTTTGAATTGATAAATAGACTATGAAAGAGACAATTATATTCAgactacataaaaataataaaaaaaattttattcttttttgttgtttatgttTCCTTCTTATATAcgtatatcttttttttcttttttctttttttatggaataaGTGTTGAGTTAGATTGAATTGCACAATAAAGTGATTTTTGTAAGTTTCAAGTATGGATGAAATTGTCCCtcaaaacaagaagaaacatGAACAAGAAATGGAGTCTCAAATTCTTGCTAATTTTgtctctaaataattttttcgaGCAAATTTTCTTCGATGATTTTGGGCCAAGAACTATGAGAAAGTGGTTCATAACTCTAACAATGAAGTAACTGGGCTGGATGACTGGATTCATTCATTTCAAATTTCTAGATCACATATAGATTATTTGCTAGCCCGTATGTAAAAGGGATTTCCCTTTTGAACCTAtttcttcataaattatttggaGACCAAATTACCATaccaaacaaataaatcacATTATTAAATCCTCTGTATTCTTAGTATTtagttgttttcttaaaaaataataaaaaaaaaaacagtggtgataaaaacatatttatatccTTACTATCTTTATTGGTCCTgcttacttttaaatttttcaatcgAATATTTTTTCTCTGTCTATTTTCATCTATTTTGATaccaattaatcaaattatgtCTTGTTACCCAAATCTGATATATGGCTTGAACTCTGGGTTTTTGATGgttgaaaatgaaataatttttttttaattatcgtaataaataaagaaagaaatgaaaattaaagaaaatgatgaatgaCAACTTCTATCTTACCGGATATATGGCAATGTAGCCAATTGGGAGAGGGGCACGACGAAGGCCTCGTCTAGTCGTTTCAAAGCCACAGCAACTTCTGGAAGATATCTTGGATATGGCATTGGATGATCTTATCGATGGGATTTGCCTGCCATTTTTTCTCCCCTTACCTTTTGTGCATGGGGTTGCTAGTCAAAAGAATATTCATAGCAATAAAATCCAACTCCTTTCTACAGGATAAACAGAgttaatatttataatgttggtggcatttttttattttatcattttgtatTAAATGgagaaattatatgaaataatgtatttaaaattttgaaattaattcaaagatattatcacatcattacccaaaagaaaaaaaaaatctatgaatgTTAGGACATCCAATTTGTGGACAAAATAAAGGAGGCTACACAAACGAACATAATTATGTTACCCTTTTACATTTATCCTATCGgaatcaattataaaaagacACACAACATCTCTCTTTTTAGATTTACTTGTCAAATACAGTCAACCCATGTTGTctcccaatatatatatatatgtagagagagagagagagagagattataaATTAAGTACTATCTAGGTTTTACATAGTTTTTACATATTGAtctttaaattgattaatatcttctaaataaaaaattcaaaccttaCAATGTTGACATTTCTTTCTAACACTCCGTGCCTACATATTTATTAATGTCTAACTTGTAAAGTgagctataaattttttttactgaagaTATATctactaactttttttttgatagtaaacgagataattatatattaaataagcaGCCCCATCAAGTAAGTGGGGCTGAACGAAAGATAGAATACAATGGgaatatgaagaaagaaaagaccaaaGTGATGAGGGACTTAATTAGTTAGTCCAGTTCATAATACATTCAGGATTTCTAAAAAGATCTGAGCCTGTATAGCTGAAATTTGTAACTGAGGACTTCAACCAGAAAGCCAAACGGTGAAAAGTGAGATCAAAAATCATATCCCAATCAGGAGCCTTGGATTCGAAGATTAGGCGGTTGCGCGCTATCCAAATTGACCAATACAGACCTTTACAGAGGAGTGTAATAGCACGACGCTGAAATTTTCCATTAATCAATCCGGACCATTCCTGCAGATTTTGATTTGGGTCT
Protein-coding sequences here:
- the LOC118028183 gene encoding G-type lectin S-receptor-like serine/threonine-protein kinase B120, encoding MMWLCVLLLFLSISSSLLPFCASQGIIAPGKYISAHQPIISASGTFALGFFSMRNSTPRYYLGIWYNKIQKKTIVWVANRESPTDSLGTFALGVDGNLVVLDAAKKTVWSSKNVKVADSAIANTTGMLMDNGNLVLKSDEAVLWQSFDHPSDTFLPGMKLGYNRKTNQRRQLTSWTDSEDPQPGMFSFGIGTTGGPQFLIWKDNDPYSRSDVYINSVSFAKLSKLRPFAYYLTLNLKGDDIYVTYSASENSAILRVTLVPDGRIELLLWQEINNDWLSMWQWPSTYCEFYAQCSPFSSCYQKGSQDHCKCLPGFQPKVQQEWDTRNWTDGTCVRQKALRCDKDDGFLELVNMKLPDHSYILGNMSTNDCESRCLRNCSCTAYAYLNASDGASGKCLNWYGDLMDLVQDFDGSDLYIRLHDGDPVGNVKSSVKFTRKNKRSIIIAVAAVSIGLVCVLSGYFIWRKSIGKQERIEETCTGMNTSIELGKSETELNIFSFNQVVAVTNDFCEENKLGKGGFGPVYKGNLLNQEVAIKRLSKKSEQGIEEFMNELKLIAKLQHTNLVRLLGCCVEGEEKMLVYEYLPNRSLDKFLFDPYEKANLDWSKRFRIIEGIAQGLLYIHKYSRLKVIHRDLKASNILLDEAMNPKISDFGMARMFGSDQTEAVTKRVVGTYGYMSPEYALYGKFSEKSDVFSFGVLLLELVTGKRNSEFFGSELPLTLQGWAWEMWNDDRGLDLIDLSIRDTSECPERALKCIHVGLLCVQESPVDRPAMPLVVLMLGNDNASLPSPEEPAFSSIKRRKSSNVASSSSSDHNTLSSCSNNELTITLPQAR
- the LOC118028156 gene encoding calcium-binding protein PBP1, producing MPGVEKIRADFEDLLPAMANKLGGEGLINELCNGFQLLMDKDRGVITMESLRRNSSFLGLQDLSDDELASMVKEGDLDGDGALNQMEFCVLMFRLSPELMQESRFWLEEAFEEELKSDGL